TAAAAATATTAAATGATGAAATTAATAAACAAAAAAATGATTTAAATTTAAATAAAATTAAAAATAGTTTTAATATAGATAAATTAAAAACATATTGCGAACAATTTTTCAATAATATTGATATAAAACAAATAAAAACAAATAAAGACTACGATATTTATCAATTAAATATGAATACTAAAGTAAATAGCCCTAAAATGTTTTATAATTTTATAGATAAACTAAATAGTGTTGATAATATAATTAAAATACATTTACCTATAATAATGGAATCAAACAAAGAAACAATAAAAATAAAATTTAATATATTAATTTATAAAACATAATCGCCTAAATAGGCGATTAATTAATCATTTGCATGTAATTCGTTAGCATAAAAACTTACTGATTTCATACCTTCCTTAAGTGCCCACTCGTAAGCACTATTTACGAAATTCCAGTTAATATGCTCATAAAATTTCTCTAAATAAGCTGCTCTTGCATTTCTATGGTCTACATAATAAGCATGTTCCCATACATCAACCACTAATAATGGAACTTTATTCTCAGTTATAGGCGTTGCTGCATTACTAGTTTTTACTAATTCTAATTTTTTAGTATTAGAATCAAATACTAGCCAAAACCATCCGCTACCAAATAATGCTGTAGCACCTTTAATAAATTCATCTTTAAAATTTTCACAGGTCTTAAAATTTGCCTCAATAGCTGCTTTTAATTCCTTTGAAACTTCTCCGCCCTTACCTTTTGGTGCTATACAATCAAAATAAAAATCATGATTATAAACTTGAGCAGCGTTATTAAATACACCACCATCACTTGTTTTAATAATTTCTACCAAATCTTTTTTAGCAAAATCATTATCTTTTATTAAATTATTTAAGTTATTCACATAAGTTTGATGATGTTTACCATGATGAAAACTAAATGTTTCTTCACTTAAAAAACCTGAAAATTCGTTAGTTTGATAATTTAATGTTCTTAATTTAAACATATTTTCTCCTTACTTTTAATAATTAAAAATTAAACTATAACTAAAAAAAGATAATAATTGTATGATTTTAAAAAAATATTTTTTTACTCAAAGATGATAAAATCAGAACAAAGGAGAACAAATGAATAATTTTGAAAATTTTTTTAATGATGCAAAACATATATTTAAGGATAGAATTTTTAATGATTATCTTAGATGTTTTGCTTATGGAATTGATGCTTCATGCTATCACTATGTACCAAAAGTAGTGGTAATTGCAAACAATGAAGAAGAAGTCAAAACAATAATAACTCTAGCAAATAAACATAAAACACCAGTTTGCTTTAGAGCCGCAGGAACCAGCCTTAGTGGTCAAAGTTCATGTGATACAATTTTAGTTATAATTAAATTTTCGTTTAAAAAAATAGCTATTAGTGAAGATGCTAAAACAATAAGTTTAGGCTGTGGCGTAGTTGGTATAAATGCTAATTATAGTTTAAAAAATTTAAGAAAAAAAATAGGTCCGGATCCAGCTACTATTAATTCAGCTTTAATAGGCGGTATTATTAATAACAACTCAAGTGGTATGTGTTGTGGAGTTAAAGATAATAGTTACAAAACATTAAAAAGCATAAGAGTAATACTAAATGATGGTAGTGTATTAGATACAGGAGATGAAGAAAGTATTGCAAATTTTCGTAAAACTCATGCAAATTTATTACAAAAAATTAGTGATATAAAAAACAAAATAAAAAATGACGAAGAATTATATAATTTAATAAAGAGAAAATTTAAAATAAAAAACACAACAGGATATAGTATAAATTCATTTATTGATTTTGATGATGAAATAGATATTTTAGCTCATTTATTTGTGGGAAGCGAAGGAACACTTGGTTTTGTTAGTGAAGTTAGACTAAACACTATAGATGATTTAGAATTTAAAGCCTGTGCATTGTTATTTTTTAATACAATTCAAGATGCTGCGAACACAATTAGTGAATTTGCTAAATTTGATTTTATAAATTCAGCTGAAATAATGGATTATTCTAGCTTAAAAGCTGTTAGTGCATATCCTGAATTAAAAGATTTATTAGGCGATATCAAAAACGGAAATACCTGTGTTCTAATACAAACAGAAAATAACGATGAAACAATATTAGATAAAAATATAGAAAAAATCAAAGAAATATCACAACTAAGCTATAAATCATATTTTAGTAAAGATAGTAAAGAATTTGATTTATGGTGGAAAATTAGAAAAGGATTATTACCAATAGCTGCCGGAATTAGAAAACCAGGTGCTACCGTAATTACCGAAGATATTTGTTTTGAAATAAAAGACTTAGCAAATGGAATTACTAGTATACAAGAATTATTTAATGAATTTGGATTTGCCGATAATGGGATAATTTTTGGACACGCACTAGCTGGAAATATACATTTTATAATAACACCAAATTTAAATGATAAAAAAGAATTTGAAAATTTCGCAAAACTAGTAGAAAAAATGTCAAGCGTAGTTGCAAGTTATGGCGGTAGTATAAAAGCTGAGCATGGAACTGGTAGAATGGTAGCGCCTTTCGTTGAACTTGAATGGGGTAAAAAAGCATATGAAATTAATTGTAAAGTTAAAGAAATTTTTGATGAAAATAATATTTTTAACCCTGATGTAATAATTACAAAAGATAAAGAAATTTACAAAAAAAATATAAAACAACCTAGTATTATTGATGAAAAATTAAATATTTGTATGGAATGTGGTTTTTGCGAGAGATTTTGTCCATCAAACGAACATACTATAACGCCTAGACAAAGAATTGCTATCCTAAGAGAAATAGAAAGATTAGAAAAATTAAATAATGAAGATAGTAATAAAAAACTAAAAGATATAAGAAAAAATTACAAATATTGTGTAGATACTACCTGTGCTGCCTGTGGAATTTGTTCAGTAGTTTGTCCTCTAGGTATAAATTTTGCTGATTTTTCAATAGACTATAGAAAGAAAAATGTAGGAGCTATATCAAAATTCATAGCAAATTTAGCATACAATAACCACCCTACTACATTAGGTATTGCTAAATTTTCTTTAGGAGTCGCAAATCAATTTGGAAACGACTTCTTAGATAATACTCTAAGCGCTTTACATATGCCACAAAGTAGAAAGTATTTACCAGAAAAAAATAATTTTAAAACAAGTGATAAAAAGACTGATTTTAATATTTTATATTTTACTAGCTGTCTAAATAAAGCTTTTAAACCAAATAAAAAACTATATGATAAAAGACCTTTACAAGAAGTATTTGAAAATCTATGCAAAAAAGCAAATATAGGTGTTATTTATCCACCTAAAGATTTATGCTGTGGTAAAGCTTATGAAAATTTTCAAGATATACAAGATAAAAATAAAGAAAAATTAAAAAAATATTTTGCAGAACAAAAATTAATAATAGTAAGTGATCATAGCGCATGTAGCTCAAAATTGATACTTAATCAAAAAGAAAGTGAAATTTATGATTTAAGTGAATTTTTATTAAAATTTGTTGCACCTAAGTTAAAAATCAAAAAAATAGATGAAGAGATAGCAATTTATACAATGTGTGCTATGAGAAAATTAAAAAAAGAAAATGTTTTAAAAGAATTAGCAAGTCTTTGCACCAATAAAAAAATTTATGAAGATGTTGATACATATTGCTGTGCTTTTGCTGGTTATAAAGGATTTTTAACTCCTAAATTAAATATCTCAGCAACGAATAAATTCAAAGCATTTTTCTCAACTACAAATATAAAAAGAGGTTTTAGTACTTCAAGCACATGTGAGGTAGGTTTAGCTGATGCTACAAATATGTCATGGCAGCACATTGCATATTTATTAGATGAATGTAGCGAATAGTAATTTGTTTAGCTATTTTTTAGCTAAACAATTATTTAATTTTTTATTATTAATAATTTAGTTATAAACTCTAAAAAATATAAATTCAAGGAGAAAAAATGAAATCATTTTACTATGCAAGAGAGTGCGATGAAAAAGCTAATGAAATTATAAAAATGCTAAAAAACAAATATCCTGATTTAGTAGTTTATCAACCAGTTGCATGTGAATCAGGTCAGTGTAGATTAGAAAATTACAAAAAAGATTTAGATGTAAAATCATATTTTTCATATTCTACAAAAGATGCTATGAATGATTATTTAGAAAATAAAAATTTATTTTTCAAGAATATCATTAAAGATTATAAAAAATTACTAAGCGAACATAGTTTTGTATTAGTTGTAACTTTTAAAGAATTTGGAAAATTAAGTCCATTTGTAATAAATTTAGAATTAGTAAAAGAATTAAATTTAAATCTAGTAATTGAACCAGAATGTGAAGAATTAATAAAAATTGCTAAAAATTTTGGAATAACACCTGTAGTTGGCGAATGTCCTGCCATGGCAAAAGAACCTAATTTTATGACACCTATGGCATTTGAGAGCTTACTTGAGGAAAAAGCTAAAAGCAATTTAAAAACAGTTGTTCTACCAGAAGGAAATGATGATAGGATATTAAAAGCAGCTGACAAATTATTAAAAAGTGGGGCTGTTAAATTAATTATCTTAGGAAATAATAAAGAAATAGCACAAAAAGCTAGTGATTTAGGTATAGATTTAGATGATGTTAAGACTTATAATCCAGGTAATTCATCATTAGATGATGAATGTGCAAATGCACTTTATGAAGCTAGAAAATCAAAGGGAATGAGCCTTGAGCAAGCAAAAGAACTTATAAAAGATAGAAATTATTTTGGAACTTTATTAGTTCATTTAGGCTACGCTGATGCTATGGTTAGTGGGGCTGCATGTTCAACTGCTGATACAATTCGCCCAGCTCTTCAAATAGTTAAAACTAAACCAGGTGTTAAGAGTGTAAGTGGTGGATTTTTTATGTGCTTAAGTGATAAGGTTTGGTATTTTGCTGATTGTGCAGTAAATCCTAATCCAACTCCTGAAAATCTAGCCGAAATTGCAAGTGTTAGTGCAGCTACTTATAAGGCTTTTGGTTTTGAGCCAAGAGTTGCAATGCTATCTTATTCAACTGCAAATAGCGGTAGTGGAGTAAGCGTTGATTTGGTAAAACAAGCGTGCGAATTAGCAAAATCTTATGAGGGATTAAATTATGATGGTCCTATACAATTTGATGCAGCAGTAGATATTGCAACAGCAAGTAAAAAAATGCCTGATAGCAAAGTAGCAGGAAAGGCAAATGTATTTGTATTCCCTGATTTAAATGCAGGAAATATAGCTTATAAAGCAGTGCAAAGAAGTGCAGGGGCTATTGCGGTTGGTCCTGTTTTGCAAGGTTTAAACAAACCTATTAATGATTTAAGTAGGGGTTGTTTGGTTGAAGATATTGTAAATACATGCTTAATTAGTGCAATTCAAGCACAATAAATTATAAAAAAGGGAAAATTATGAAAAAAATATTAGTTTTAAATGCAGGTTCAAGCTCACTGAAATTCCAATTATTTTTTAATGAAGATAGTGTTGCGAGTGGTTTGGTTGAGCAAATTGGAGAAAGCAATTCAAGAGCAAAAATTAAATTTGATGGCAAAGAATTAGAGCATTTAGGTGGCATAAATAATCACGAAGATGGCTTAAAAGTAGTTCGTGATTTATTTGCTAAAAGCGGACTTTTAACTGATTTTAATGAATTAGCAGCAGTAGGTCATCGTGTGGTGCATGGTGGGGATAAATTTATTAAAGCAACATTAGTTGATGATAAATGTTTAAAAGCTTTAGATGAATTAGTAAAATTAGCACCTTTACATAATCCTGCAAATATTTCAGGAATTAAAACAATTATAAATCTTGCTCCAAGTGTTAAAAATATAGCAGTATTTGATACAGCATTTCATCAAACAATGCCAGAAATCGCATATCGCTATGCAATAGCTAATAAATATTATGAAGAAGATGGCGTTAGAAGATATGGCTTTCATGGAACATCTCATGAATTTGTAACTCGTGAAGCAGAAAAATTCTTAGGTATTAAAAACATAGATGCAATTACAGCTCACTTAGGAAATGGTGCAAGTATTAGTGCTATTAAAGATGGTAAATGCGTTGATACTTCAATGGGTCTTACTCCACTTGAAGGATTAATGATGGGAACTAGATGTGGGGATATTGATGCTGGAGCTTTATTTTATTTAGCATATAATAAAGGTTTAAGCATTGCTGAACTTGATAAAATTTGCAATAAACAAAGTGGTTTATTAGGAATTTGTGGTGCAAATGATATGCGTGAAATTGAAGAAAAAATGCAAAATGGTGATAAGAAAGCAAAATTAGCATTTGATATGTTTTGCTATAGAATTGCAAAATACATAGGCTCATATCTTGCAGTAACTCCTGCTAAGGCTCTAATTTTTACAGCAGGTATTGGTGAAAATGATGATTTAATGAGAGCTGCGGTTTGTAAGCAACTTGCACATCTTGGCTTTAGCATTGATGAAGAAAAAAATGCTAAGCGTGAAAAAGTAGCTAGAAATATAGCAAAAGCTGATTCAAAATACCCAATTTTAGTTATTCCAACTAACGAAGAATTATCAATAGTAAAACAAACAATGGAACTTATTTAATCCTATTGATTTAAATTCTTGTAAAACTATAAATAATTAAACATTATTTGTAGTTTTACTGCCATTATATCTTCTTAATTGTATTTTATTTTATATGTTGGGATTACATAACCACACCCATCTATATAATATTATCTCTCTTCTTTTTCCTTAGTATATGAGTTATATAACATTACTTGCATTTCATTTCCATCTATAAATTGAAATGAATTTTTATCAAAAAATCTTTTTTCAAAAAATACTAGATTATTGTTAAATTCATTAACTTCTTTTAATTCTAAACTATCTAAAGTTTTAAGAGATTTAACTTCATCAATGCTATTATAATTTTGCACTTCATATATTTTTGCATTACTTAATTTAAAATAATTTACAATTGCTCTTTTATATTTTTCTTCTTTTTCTAAATTACATTTATATCCGCTTTTAGAATAATCATATTTATAATTTGTATACTCATTTTTAAAATCCCAAAATAATAAATAGCCTTCTACTTCTAATTGCCTTTCAAGAGAGCAAAGCTCTTTTTTGGTTTTAAGAAATTTATCATAAGTTGAACTAAAGTATTTACTATAGATATTGTATGAATACTGAACAAGCATTAAAAAAACGAAAATAGCAATGATAAAAAACGCTAAACTCAAACCAACAAATAAAGATTTTTTTATTAATTCTTTAATAAAAGAAAGTATTTAACACCTCATATTTTTAATATAATCTTGTATTCTAATTTAAATCCTTTAAGGAATTTAAATTAGATTAATTATTTTTTATTGATTATATTTTTTATGATTGTTTCTAATTTATCATTATTAAATTATTTTTCAAAATTAAATTTGATCGATTACATGTGTTATTACAATTTTAAACGCCAAAAATAAAAGTAGCAAGCTTCCTATTGGTTGTAAAATTTTTTTATTAACTTTCATGTTACTTATAAACAAACTAGAAAAGCACATAAAAGATGTAATTAAAGCTATTAATAAAGAAGAAATAAATAAATTATATTCCAAAGAAAATATCATAAGTCCTGCACCTAGCGCATCAATACTAGTCGCTATGCTAAGCAAAAATAATGAACCATAACTTATATTAATATTCTCATTTTCATTATCTAAGAATTCCTTAAATAATTTATATGCTAAAAATACAAAAATTGCAAAAATCACATAATGGTCAATTGCTTGAATTAACTTCATATACCTTACATTTAATAAATAAGTTACATAATATCCCAAAATAGGCATTAAAACTTGAAAACAAGCAGATAATGCACTAAAAACTAATAACTTTTTTAAAGATTGTTTTTGTAGCACTAAGCAAATACTTAATGCTACAAAAAATGCGTCAATTGCTAAAGAGAAAGCTAAAATAACAATATCAATTATCATCAAATAAGCCATTCTCTTCTTCTAAATTTTCTTCTTCTATTTCTTCCTTAGGACATTTTGCAATGCTTACTACCTCATCACTACCAACATTTACAACGATTACTCCACTTGTATTTCTACCAGCTTTTCTAATGCTTTGCATATCAGTTCTAATCATCTTGCCACTACTTGTAAGCGCCATTAAATCCATAGTATCATCAACAATTACAATGCCTACTAAATCTTTTGTCTTTTGAGTAAGTTTCATACAAATTACGCCCTTACCACCACGACTTTGTAAGCGATATTCTCCTGCATCAGTTCTTTTTGCGATACCTTTTTGGCTAACACTTAAAATTTCTTGCTCATTACTTTCAATAACTACTGCACCTATTACATAATCTTGCTCTTCTTTAAAGCGAATAGCAGTTACTCCACGAGCTACACGACCAATTTGACGAACTTTTGTAAGTGGGAATTTAATACACATACCCTTTTTAGTAGCTACAAAAATCATAGTTCCACTAACTTGCTCTTCTTGGTTTTCTTGGTTTTCATCTAAAGAATTTTCTTCTTCAACAATTTGAATATTATCATCTTCAATAATTTCACTATTTTCATCAACCAAATCAATATTTTCACTATCATCATTTTGTGCTATTAAAACACTTACTAATTCATCATTTTCATCAAGATTAATAGCTCTTACACCAACTGAACGGATATTGCTATATTCACTTAAATTCGTGCGTTTAATAAGACCATTTTTAGTAAAGAATGCAAGTGATTTTGTCTTAGCAAAATCAGTTGTTGGAATTATTGCCATAATTTTTTCATCTGGTAAAAGATTGATTAGATTTACAACAGCTTTTCCTTTAGCAGTTCTACTACCTTCAGGAATTTTATAAACTTTTAACCAATATAGTTGTCCTTTATTAGTAACAAACATTAGCGTATCGTGAGAATTTGCAGTGAAGAAACTCTCTATAAAATCATCATCATAAGTAGTAACTGCAACTTTACCTTTACCACCACGCTTTTGTTTTTCATATGATTTTGTAGGAACTCTTTTGATATATCCACGATGAGTAATTGTAATTACCATTGGCTCATTTGGTATTAAATCTTCTACATCAATTTCATCATAATCATCTACTATTTCAGTAATTCTTGGAACTTTAAATTTATTTTTAATTTCTAATAATTCATCGTGAATTATTTCTTCTATTTTTTCTTCGCTTTTTAAGATTGCATTTAGTTCTTCAATTTTTGCTAAAAGCTCTCTTAACTCATCTTCTAATTTATCTCTTTCAAGTCCTGTAAGACGGCTAAGTCTCATTTCTAAAATAGCATTAGCTTGTAATTCAGTTAAGCTAAATTTTTCTACTAAAGCATCTCTTGCACTTGCAGTATCTGCACTTGATTTAATTAATGCAATTACTTCATCTATATTATCTAGTGCAATTTTAAGACCTTCTAAAATATGTGCTCTTGCTTTTGCTTTTTCAAGTTCAAAAATAGTTCTTCTAATAATTACGGTTTTTCTATGATTTAAAAATAAATCTAATAGCTCTATTAAAGAAAATACCTTAGGTTCTTTATTGTGAATTGCCAACATTATCACACCAAATGTTGTCTCCATTGTGGTGCTTTTAAATAAATTATTTAGCACAATTTCACTCATAGCATCACGCTTAAGCTCAATTACAAGGCGAATTCCATCTCTATCACTCTCATCTCTTGTCTCGCTTATACCTTCTATTTGCTTTTCTTTTACAAGCTCTGCAATTTGTTCGTGAAGTCTTGCTTTATTTACTTGATAAGGTAACTCATCAATTACTATTAGCTCTTTATTTCCTTTTTGTTCTATATGAGTTTTTGCTCTTACTTTAATTCTACCACGACCTGTTTTATAAGCTTCTATAATACCTTTTTTACCAAAAATTATCCCACCAGTTGGAAAATCAGGACCTTTTATAAACTGCATTATTTCTTCTAAACTAGCGTTTTTATTCTCAAGTAAATATAAAAGTCCATCTACTAATTCATCTAAACTATGTGGTGGAATATTAGTTGCCATACCAACAGCAATACCACTTGAGCCGTTTAACAATAAATTAGGTACTCTTGAAGGTAAAACATCAGGCTCACTCATACTATCATCATAGTTTGGAACAAAATCAACCGTGTCTTTATCTAAATCTTTTAACAATTCTTCAGCCAAAATTGTCATTCTAGCTTCAGTATAACGCATAGCTGCAGCACCATCTCCATCAACTGAACCAAAGTTTCCTTGACCATCAATACTTGGGTATCTCATTGAAAAGCTTTGTGCCATTCTTACTAAAGCATCATAAACAGCAGTATCTCCGTGCGGATGGTATTTACCGATTACATCACCCACTATACGAGCTGATTTTTTATAAGCACTTTTTGAACCTACTCCTAAATCATTCATTGCATAAAGAATTCTTCTATGAACCGGCTTTAATCCATCTCTTGCATCAGGTAAGGCACGGCCTATAATTACTGACATAGAATAATCAAGATAGCTTGTTTTTATACTATCTTCAATATCTACAACAGTAATTTCACTATTATCAAATAAATTCATTGTTTTCCTTTAAGTAAAGATTTTTTTATACTAGCAAACTAAACTTTCGCATCGGCTAATACGACCGCAAAAAGAACCTTAATTTTAGCTTTTTTAAGCACTAAATTCGCTTGTTTTAAAGACTCACCTGAAGTGATAATATCATCTACTAAAATTACAGGTAATTCCAAGGTCTTTTGCAATTCATATTTTCTTTTATTTTTCTTTCTAAATGAAAGGCTTTTACCTTTATAAATAATCTTATTTTTTGCTTTAATTGCGTTATATAATGGAATAATATTTTTTGATTTCATATTTTTAATAAGTATTGCCGTATGAGAATACCCACTAGAGCAATCATCATCTAAGCCTATAGCATAAGCTAATTCATTATCAAAATGAAATCTTTTATAAGAATAAGATGCGAGTTTATTTAATATAAAATATCCACTAATAAAATGCTTGTGATTTAATAATTTTTTAATTTTAGAATATTTATAAAAGCTAATTACTTCTAAACCATCATCTAAAATTCTTCTTTTACATTCAAGTAATTTAAATTCTTTTTCACAAGTTTTACAAAAAATCTTAAATGTAGGCTTAGAGCAATTATAACATAACAATTACAAACTCTTATAAAGGGTAATACACACCTAAATTATTATAAAATTATTTAACAGCGTTTTCCAAGCTTAATGCTGCATTTAATAAGTTTTGTTCATCAAATCTTTTTGCTACTAATTGAACGCTCACATTTAAATTATCTTCAGTTTTAGCAACAGGCACGCTAATACCTGCAAGCTTTGCAAGATTAACTGAAATAGTGAAAATATCTTCTAAATAGCTTTCAACAGAACTAGTCTTCGCATCAAATGATTTTGGAAGACTTGGTGCAACAGGCATTAGTATTAAATCATTATCGCTTAAAATTTCATTGTATTTTCTAGTGATAATTTCTCTTACTAATTGAGCTTTTTTATAATATGCGTCAATATAACCACTTGAAAGCACGAATGTTCCTAATAAAATTCTCTTTTGAACTTCAAGCCCAAAACCTTCGCTTCTAGTATTTACATATAACTCGTTTAAATCTTTAAATTCCTTAGCTCTATTGCCATATCTAATCCCATCGTAACGGCTTAAATTAGCACTTGCTTCAGCACAAGCTATTATATAATAAGCAGCTACATCGTATTTACTATCAGCAAGGCTAACTTCACTTATGGTATGACCACAAGCTTTTAATTTATCTATAGCTTTATAAGTTTGTGTTTTTATTTCATCAGAGCATGAATCTATATAATTTTTAATAATTGCGATTTTGTATTTTTTATTAGCGTCTAATTTATCAAATGTAGGCACAAATTGAATATCAGC
This is a stretch of genomic DNA from Campylobacter sp. MG1. It encodes these proteins:
- the pta gene encoding phosphate acetyltransferase, translated to MKSFYYARECDEKANEIIKMLKNKYPDLVVYQPVACESGQCRLENYKKDLDVKSYFSYSTKDAMNDYLENKNLFFKNIIKDYKKLLSEHSFVLVVTFKEFGKLSPFVINLELVKELNLNLVIEPECEELIKIAKNFGITPVVGECPAMAKEPNFMTPMAFESLLEEKAKSNLKTVVLPEGNDDRILKAADKLLKSGAVKLIILGNNKEIAQKASDLGIDLDDVKTYNPGNSSLDDECANALYEARKSKGMSLEQAKELIKDRNYFGTLLVHLGYADAMVSGAACSTADTIRPALQIVKTKPGVKSVSGGFFMCLSDKVWYFADCAVNPNPTPENLAEIASVSAATYKAFGFEPRVAMLSYSTANSGSGVSVDLVKQACELAKSYEGLNYDGPIQFDAAVDIATASKKMPDSKVAGKANVFVFPDLNAGNIAYKAVQRSAGAIAVGPVLQGLNKPINDLSRGCLVEDIVNTCLISAIQAQ
- the sodB gene encoding superoxide dismutase [Fe]; protein product: MFKLRTLNYQTNEFSGFLSEETFSFHHGKHHQTYVNNLNNLIKDNDFAKKDLVEIIKTSDGGVFNNAAQVYNHDFYFDCIAPKGKGGEVSKELKAAIEANFKTCENFKDEFIKGATALFGSGWFWLVFDSNTKKLELVKTSNAATPITENKVPLLVVDVWEHAYYVDHRNARAAYLEKFYEHINWNFVNSAYEWALKEGMKSVSFYANELHAND
- a CDS encoding manganese efflux pump MntP family protein — its product is MAYLMIIDIVILAFSLAIDAFFVALSICLVLQKQSLKKLLVFSALSACFQVLMPILGYYVTYLLNVRYMKLIQAIDHYVIFAIFVFLAYKLFKEFLDNENENINISYGSLFLLSIATSIDALGAGLMIFSLEYNLFISSLLIALITSFMCFSSLFISNMKVNKKILQPIGSLLLLFLAFKIVITHVIDQI
- a CDS encoding acetate kinase; its protein translation is MKKILVLNAGSSSLKFQLFFNEDSVASGLVEQIGESNSRAKIKFDGKELEHLGGINNHEDGLKVVRDLFAKSGLLTDFNELAAVGHRVVHGGDKFIKATLVDDKCLKALDELVKLAPLHNPANISGIKTIINLAPSVKNIAVFDTAFHQTMPEIAYRYAIANKYYEEDGVRRYGFHGTSHEFVTREAEKFLGIKNIDAITAHLGNGASISAIKDGKCVDTSMGLTPLEGLMMGTRCGDIDAGALFYLAYNKGLSIAELDKICNKQSGLLGICGANDMREIEEKMQNGDKKAKLAFDMFCYRIAKYIGSYLAVTPAKALIFTAGIGENDDLMRAAVCKQLAHLGFSIDEEKNAKREKVARNIAKADSKYPILVIPTNEELSIVKQTMELI
- the gyrA gene encoding DNA gyrase subunit A codes for the protein MNLFDNSEITVVDIEDSIKTSYLDYSMSVIIGRALPDARDGLKPVHRRILYAMNDLGVGSKSAYKKSARIVGDVIGKYHPHGDTAVYDALVRMAQSFSMRYPSIDGQGNFGSVDGDGAAAMRYTEARMTILAEELLKDLDKDTVDFVPNYDDSMSEPDVLPSRVPNLLLNGSSGIAVGMATNIPPHSLDELVDGLLYLLENKNASLEEIMQFIKGPDFPTGGIIFGKKGIIEAYKTGRGRIKVRAKTHIEQKGNKELIVIDELPYQVNKARLHEQIAELVKEKQIEGISETRDESDRDGIRLVIELKRDAMSEIVLNNLFKSTTMETTFGVIMLAIHNKEPKVFSLIELLDLFLNHRKTVIIRRTIFELEKAKARAHILEGLKIALDNIDEVIALIKSSADTASARDALVEKFSLTELQANAILEMRLSRLTGLERDKLEDELRELLAKIEELNAILKSEEKIEEIIHDELLEIKNKFKVPRITEIVDDYDEIDVEDLIPNEPMVITITHRGYIKRVPTKSYEKQKRGGKGKVAVTTYDDDFIESFFTANSHDTLMFVTNKGQLYWLKVYKIPEGSRTAKGKAVVNLINLLPDEKIMAIIPTTDFAKTKSLAFFTKNGLIKRTNLSEYSNIRSVGVRAINLDENDELVSVLIAQNDDSENIDLVDENSEIIEDDNIQIVEEENSLDENQENQEEQVSGTMIFVATKKGMCIKFPLTKVRQIGRVARGVTAIRFKEEQDYVIGAVVIESNEQEILSVSQKGIAKRTDAGEYRLQSRGGKGVICMKLTQKTKDLVGIVIVDDTMDLMALTSSGKMIRTDMQSIRKAGRNTSGVIVVNVGSDEVVSIAKCPKEEIEEENLEEENGLFDDN
- a CDS encoding ComF family protein, giving the protein MLCYNCSKPTFKIFCKTCEKEFKLLECKRRILDDGLEVISFYKYSKIKKLLNHKHFISGYFILNKLASYSYKRFHFDNELAYAIGLDDDCSSGYSHTAILIKNMKSKNIIPLYNAIKAKNKIIYKGKSLSFRKKNKRKYELQKTLELPVILVDDIITSGESLKQANLVLKKAKIKVLFAVVLADAKV
- a CDS encoding FAD-binding and (Fe-S)-binding domain-containing protein, which translates into the protein MNNFENFFNDAKHIFKDRIFNDYLRCFAYGIDASCYHYVPKVVVIANNEEEVKTIITLANKHKTPVCFRAAGTSLSGQSSCDTILVIIKFSFKKIAISEDAKTISLGCGVVGINANYSLKNLRKKIGPDPATINSALIGGIINNNSSGMCCGVKDNSYKTLKSIRVILNDGSVLDTGDEESIANFRKTHANLLQKISDIKNKIKNDEELYNLIKRKFKIKNTTGYSINSFIDFDDEIDILAHLFVGSEGTLGFVSEVRLNTIDDLEFKACALLFFNTIQDAANTISEFAKFDFINSAEIMDYSSLKAVSAYPELKDLLGDIKNGNTCVLIQTENNDETILDKNIEKIKEISQLSYKSYFSKDSKEFDLWWKIRKGLLPIAAGIRKPGATVITEDICFEIKDLANGITSIQELFNEFGFADNGIIFGHALAGNIHFIITPNLNDKKEFENFAKLVEKMSSVVASYGGSIKAEHGTGRMVAPFVELEWGKKAYEINCKVKEIFDENNIFNPDVIITKDKEIYKKNIKQPSIIDEKLNICMECGFCERFCPSNEHTITPRQRIAILREIERLEKLNNEDSNKKLKDIRKNYKYCVDTTCAACGICSVVCPLGINFADFSIDYRKKNVGAISKFIANLAYNNHPTTLGIAKFSLGVANQFGNDFLDNTLSALHMPQSRKYLPEKNNFKTSDKKTDFNILYFTSCLNKAFKPNKKLYDKRPLQEVFENLCKKANIGVIYPPKDLCCGKAYENFQDIQDKNKEKLKKYFAEQKLIIVSDHSACSSKLILNQKESEIYDLSEFLLKFVAPKLKIKKIDEEIAIYTMCAMRKLKKENVLKELASLCTNKKIYEDVDTYCCAFAGYKGFLTPKLNISATNKFKAFFSTTNIKRGFSTSSTCEVGLADATNMSWQHIAYLLDECSE